From a single Bacillus gobiensis genomic region:
- a CDS encoding GNAT family N-acetyltransferase produces the protein MKNVHLEEIIMNDREKYLDYLLLADEDEQIVKQYINEGDMYSISMDGQLVGIILFVYHQQRVVELKNLALVPEWRGRGIGKAVLQKTFDIYKGMEKIIVGTANSSIENIAFYQKAGFRMTEIRRGFFEKYAKPIFENGIQALDMVMFERNL, from the coding sequence ATGAAAAACGTTCATTTGGAAGAAATAATAATGAATGATCGGGAGAAATATTTGGATTACTTGCTTCTTGCCGATGAAGATGAGCAAATCGTAAAACAATACATAAATGAAGGCGATATGTACTCTATTTCCATGGATGGACAGCTTGTCGGCATTATTCTATTTGTTTATCATCAACAACGAGTGGTAGAGTTGAAAAATTTAGCGTTAGTCCCAGAGTGGAGAGGGCGCGGCATTGGAAAAGCCGTTCTGCAAAAGACCTTTGACATTTATAAAGGAATGGAGAAAATAATTGTTGGTACAGCTAATTCCAGCATAGAAAACATCGCATTCTATCAAAAAGCGGGCTTTCGAATGACCGAGATTCGCAGAGGTTTTTTTGAAAAATATGCAAAGCCTATTTTTGAGAATGGGATTCAGGCACTTGATATGGTCATGTTTGAAAGAAATCTATAA